In a single window of the Acinetobacter tibetensis genome:
- the rutD gene encoding pyrimidine utilization protein D, whose translation MHYQVFSSQKISAEYIILSAGLGGHGQFWTSQIQALQQHFHVVIYDQEGCHKNAAILNEDYSMTHLAKQVMDLLSILNIQEFHFVGHALGGFIGAELAVLLEKSEKTMLSLTVINGWQQLDAHTFKCFSTRIALLQYAGVEAYVRAQALFLYPPAWISAHISDLEIQENKQIEQFPPLLNVFTRLNALMRYELKAETISSLNKIPLYLIATEDDFLVPYQQSYQLKQLFPHAELDVLPHGAHAVTVTQPEIFNQLLLEKLLKKPAENLAAS comes from the coding sequence ATGCATTATCAGGTTTTTTCTTCACAAAAAATATCCGCTGAATATATCATTTTATCGGCAGGTTTAGGTGGACATGGACAGTTTTGGACATCGCAAATACAAGCACTACAACAACATTTTCATGTGGTGATTTATGATCAAGAGGGCTGTCATAAAAATGCGGCCATCCTTAATGAAGACTATAGTATGACCCACTTAGCCAAACAGGTCATGGATTTATTATCTATCTTGAATATTCAAGAATTCCATTTTGTTGGGCATGCGTTGGGTGGTTTTATTGGGGCGGAACTGGCTGTTTTACTTGAAAAATCTGAAAAAACCATGTTGTCTCTCACGGTTATCAATGGCTGGCAACAGTTAGATGCACATACATTCAAGTGCTTTAGTACACGAATCGCGTTATTACAATATGCAGGTGTCGAAGCGTATGTCCGAGCGCAAGCATTGTTCTTATATCCGCCAGCATGGATTTCTGCACATATTTCAGATTTAGAAATTCAGGAAAATAAGCAGATCGAACAATTTCCTCCTTTACTTAATGTCTTCACTCGACTGAATGCTTTAATGCGTTATGAATTGAAGGCTGAAACGATTTCGAGTTTAAATAAAATTCCACTGTATTTAATCGCGACTGAAGATGATTTCTTGGTTCCTTATCAACAAAGTTATCAATTAAAACAGCTATTTCCACATGCTGAATTAGATGTGCTGCCGCATGGCGCGCATGCAGTAACGGTTACGCAACCTGAAATATTCAATCAATTGTTATTAGAAAAACTATTGAAGAAACCTGCTGAAAATTTAGCTGCGAGTTAA
- the rutA gene encoding pyrimidine utilization protein A codes for MKIGVFCPIGNNGWLLSENAPQYMPSFELNKKIVQRAEHYGFDFALSMIKLRGFGGKTEFWDHNLETFTLMAGLAAVTSKIKIYATAATLVMPPAIVARMASTIDSISNGRFGLNVVTGWQAPEYTQMGMWPGDEYFGKRYDYLSEYVQVLRELWATGKSDFKGEHFEMQDCRVSPTPQADMKIICAGQSDTGLAFSAQYADYNFVFGKGLNTPTAYAEINDRLKAHTDKTGRDVQTYVLFMVIAAETDKQALAKWQSYNDGADMEAINWLMNQGGKDTTSGTDTNIRQMASSVSPVNINMGTLVGSYEKVAAMLDEIGEIKGTEGILLTFDDFVQGVEDFGQKIQPLMQCRQDVVMDLAEQAPVTVLEKSA; via the coding sequence ATGAAAATAGGTGTCTTTTGCCCAATAGGAAACAATGGCTGGTTACTTTCTGAAAATGCGCCACAGTACATGCCGAGCTTTGAACTCAACAAAAAAATTGTACAACGTGCTGAGCATTATGGTTTCGATTTTGCCTTGTCAATGATCAAACTGCGTGGCTTTGGTGGCAAAACTGAATTCTGGGATCACAACTTAGAAACCTTCACACTTATGGCAGGCTTAGCTGCAGTTACCAGCAAAATTAAAATTTATGCTACCGCAGCAACTTTGGTGATGCCACCTGCAATTGTTGCACGTATGGCTTCGACTATTGACTCCATTTCAAATGGTCGTTTTGGCTTAAATGTCGTGACTGGCTGGCAAGCGCCTGAATATACGCAAATGGGCATGTGGCCAGGTGATGAGTATTTTGGTAAGCGCTATGACTATTTATCTGAATATGTGCAAGTTCTTCGTGAACTGTGGGCTACAGGCAAATCTGATTTCAAAGGTGAACATTTTGAAATGCAAGATTGTCGTGTCAGCCCAACACCACAAGCGGATATGAAAATTATCTGTGCAGGTCAATCGGATACTGGGCTGGCATTTTCTGCGCAATATGCAGATTACAACTTTGTCTTTGGTAAAGGTTTAAACACACCAACCGCTTATGCAGAAATCAATGATCGCCTAAAAGCACATACGGATAAAACAGGACGTGATGTTCAAACTTATGTGTTGTTTATGGTGATTGCTGCTGAAACTGATAAACAAGCATTGGCAAAATGGCAAAGCTATAACGATGGCGCAGACATGGAAGCAATTAACTGGCTGATGAATCAAGGTGGTAAAGACACTACTTCAGGAACCGATACCAATATTCGTCAAATGGCATCGAGCGTATCTCCCGTCAATATCAACATGGGCACCTTGGTAGGTTCTTATGAAAAAGTCGCAGCCATGTTGGATGAAATTGGTGAAATTAAAGGTACAGAAGGCATTTTATTAACTTTTGATGATTTCGTTCAGGGCGTCGAGGATTTTGGTCAAAAAATTCAACCGCTTATGCAATGCCGTCAAGATGTTGTGATGGATCTGGCGGAACAAGCACCTGTCACAGTTTTGGAGAAATCAGCATGA
- the rutB gene encoding pyrimidine utilization protein B: MSQVNTHTVISDFTEATGQGKTLKAEPENIQFAPEQTALIVIDMQNAYTSMGGYLDLAGFDVSVTQPVVQNIKKAVEAAHAANIQVIYFKNGWDDQYVEAGGRGSPNFHKSNALKTMRKQPALQGKLLAKGGWDFELIDELQPLAQDIVIEKPRYSGFFNTALDSMLRARGIRNLVFVGIATNVCVESTLRDGFFLEYFGVALKDACYQAGSAEIQAASLYNIKTFFGWVSDTQSFVDTFVPNTNPLAKSA; the protein is encoded by the coding sequence ATGAGCCAAGTCAATACACATACAGTTATCAGCGATTTTACTGAAGCCACAGGGCAAGGCAAAACCTTAAAAGCAGAACCTGAAAATATTCAGTTTGCACCTGAACAAACGGCCCTAATCGTCATTGATATGCAGAATGCCTATACCTCAATGGGTGGCTATCTGGATTTAGCTGGTTTTGATGTTTCAGTGACCCAACCTGTGGTGCAAAACATTAAAAAGGCAGTTGAAGCAGCACATGCAGCCAATATTCAAGTAATTTACTTTAAAAATGGTTGGGATGATCAATATGTCGAAGCGGGAGGACGTGGTTCACCGAATTTCCATAAATCCAATGCGCTCAAAACCATGCGTAAGCAACCTGCACTTCAAGGCAAATTACTGGCAAAAGGTGGTTGGGACTTTGAGCTGATCGATGAATTACAACCTTTAGCGCAAGACATTGTCATTGAAAAACCTCGTTACAGCGGTTTCTTCAATACCGCATTGGACAGCATGTTACGCGCCCGAGGAATTCGTAATTTAGTCTTTGTTGGCATTGCGACCAATGTTTGCGTGGAATCGACCTTACGAGATGGCTTTTTCCTCGAATACTTCGGGGTGGCATTAAAAGATGCGTGTTATCAGGCGGGTTCAGCAGAAATTCAAGCTGCAAGCCTCTACAACATCAAAACCTTCTTTGGCTGGGTGTCCGATACGCAAAGTTTTGTCGACACTTTTGTTCCCAATACCAACCCACTTGCAAAATCTGCCTAA
- the rutC gene encoding pyrimidine utilization protein C → MPKQVIIPAGTSKPLAPYVPATKADNIVYVSGTLAFDENNNVVHVGDAAAQARHILETIQSVLKEAGGSLDDVTFNHVFVKDWADYAAINQVYAEYFPGDKPARYCIQAGLVKPDALVEIASVAHVATA, encoded by the coding sequence ATGCCGAAACAAGTCATTATTCCAGCAGGAACATCAAAACCTTTAGCACCCTATGTTCCAGCCACCAAGGCAGACAATATTGTGTATGTCTCAGGCACATTGGCTTTTGATGAAAATAACAATGTGGTTCATGTCGGTGATGCGGCTGCTCAAGCACGACATATTTTAGAAACCATTCAATCAGTATTGAAAGAAGCAGGTGGAAGTCTGGATGATGTGACCTTCAACCATGTTTTTGTCAAAGATTGGGCGGATTATGCTGCGATTAATCAAGTCTATGCCGAGTATTTTCCAGGGGATAAGCCTGCACGTTACTGCATTCAGGCGGGTTTGGTGAAGCCCGATGCCCTCGTTGAAATAGCCAGTGTTGCCCATGTCGCTACTGCTTAG
- the rutF gene encoding NADH-dependent FMN reductase RutF yields MSNLGAAVNVITTSGPAGVAGFTASAVCSVTDTPPTLLVCLNRSASVFETFKTNKVLCVNTLASHQMTLSNVFGGKTPMPERFAAGQWETLATQAPVLQDALISFDCEIVQSMSVGSHDVLFCQVKAIQHNQGLNALMYFNRAYCEPHRMC; encoded by the coding sequence ATGTCAAATCTGGGCGCTGCGGTGAATGTGATTACTACTTCTGGACCCGCAGGTGTCGCGGGTTTTACCGCCTCGGCTGTGTGTAGTGTGACTGATACACCACCGACGTTGTTGGTATGTCTCAATCGTTCTGCATCTGTATTTGAGACTTTTAAGACCAATAAAGTGTTATGTGTGAACACCTTAGCTTCACATCAGATGACACTTTCCAATGTTTTTGGTGGCAAAACGCCAATGCCTGAACGCTTTGCTGCGGGTCAGTGGGAAACGTTGGCTACTCAGGCGCCTGTTTTACAGGATGCCTTGATTAGTTTTGACTGTGAAATTGTGCAAAGCATGAGTGTGGGGAGTCATGATGTTTTGTTCTGTCAGGTCAAAGCGATTCAACACAATCAGGGCTTAAATGCGTTGATGTATTTTAACCGTGCTTATTGTGAACCACACCGTATGTGCTAA
- the rutG gene encoding pyrimidine utilization transport protein G: MQEKQSWFPKFKPYQGDLDTTPVQIDEYLPVGRSIILGLQHAFAMFGATVLAPLLMGFDPNLTIFITGIGTILFFLMTGGRMPSYLGSSFAFIGAVAAATGYAGAGSNPNIALALGGTIACGLVYAGIGLVVMKTGTGWIEKLMPPIVTGAIVMIIGLNLAPITIKSVSTNTFDTWMAVITIVCISAVAVFTRGMVRRLLLLIGLCSAYFVYFLLANVMGWGKPIDFSIIGNAAWFGLPTFHAPIFNANAMLLIAPVAIILVAENLGHFKAVSAMTGKNLSPYMGRAFFADGVCTSLSASVGGTGMTTYAENIGVMAVTKVYSTTIFVVAGIFAILLGLSPKFGAVISTIPVALLGGASIVVFGLITVAGAKIWVDNKVDFTQNSTLIIAAVSLIMGAGNFSLHIGSFDLGGIGTATLAAILLNLFLNRGEETVAKVQSVESEANNSVVQGS, from the coding sequence ATGCAAGAAAAACAATCGTGGTTTCCAAAATTTAAGCCTTACCAAGGCGACTTAGATACAACACCTGTTCAAATTGATGAATATCTCCCAGTCGGTCGCAGTATCATTCTAGGCTTACAACATGCTTTTGCCATGTTTGGAGCAACGGTACTGGCGCCTTTGTTGATGGGCTTCGATCCTAATTTAACCATCTTTATTACAGGGATAGGCACGATTTTATTCTTCCTGATGACGGGGGGTCGTATGCCAAGTTATCTGGGCTCAAGTTTCGCCTTTATTGGGGCAGTCGCGGCCGCAACAGGTTACGCAGGTGCAGGTTCAAATCCGAACATCGCTTTAGCCCTTGGGGGAACAATTGCTTGTGGTCTGGTGTATGCAGGTATTGGTCTTGTGGTGATGAAGACGGGAACAGGTTGGATCGAAAAGTTGATGCCGCCGATTGTCACAGGTGCCATTGTCATGATCATTGGTTTGAACCTTGCACCCATTACCATTAAAAGTGTATCTACCAATACATTCGATACGTGGATGGCGGTGATTACCATTGTCTGTATTAGTGCTGTTGCAGTGTTTACTCGCGGCATGGTGCGTCGTTTGTTGTTACTGATTGGGCTGTGTTCTGCTTATTTTGTATACTTCTTGCTTGCGAATGTCATGGGTTGGGGTAAACCGATTGATTTCTCAATCATTGGCAATGCTGCATGGTTTGGATTACCGACGTTCCATGCACCCATCTTTAACGCAAATGCTATGTTACTGATTGCACCTGTCGCGATTATTTTAGTGGCGGAAAACTTGGGACATTTCAAAGCAGTTTCAGCCATGACAGGGAAAAACCTGTCGCCGTATATGGGCCGCGCATTTTTCGCAGACGGTGTGTGTACTTCTTTATCCGCTTCGGTTGGTGGTACAGGCATGACCACCTATGCAGAAAATATTGGCGTAATGGCAGTCACCAAAGTCTATTCAACCACCATTTTTGTAGTCGCAGGGATCTTCGCTATTTTACTTGGTTTATCACCAAAATTTGGTGCCGTGATTAGCACCATTCCAGTCGCATTGTTAGGTGGAGCATCTATTGTCGTATTCGGTTTGATTACCGTCGCTGGAGCAAAAATCTGGGTCGATAACAAAGTTGATTTTACCCAAAACAGCACCTTAATTATTGCAGCCGTGAGTTTAATTATGGGTGCAGGCAACTTCAGTTTACACATTGGATCATTTGACTTGGGCGGTATTGGTACTGCAACACTGGCAGCAATTCTACTCAACCTCTTCTTAAACCGTGGTGAAGAGACTGTAGCAAAAGTTCAAAGTGTGGAAAGTGAAGCGAACAACAGCGTTGTGCAAGGTTCTTAA
- a CDS encoding NAD(P)-dependent oxidoreductase, producing MGWHMASHLPKLGLPVYVWNRTTEKAEQHAQQFATQAVSLEHAVQADFIFSCLPTSADVEQLIAEFQPKKGSIWIDCTSGVPDSARKLSQQLEQNQVAYLDAPVSGQTIGAERGTLTVMLGGDEQAYQRALPIISAFAGLVEYVGSSGSGFAVKAVNNVLMATHLWALAEGLTILKQRQVDVSAALNCINHSSGKSTVSDSIMAQKVLNRSFPKTFALNLLQKDIGIGLDLAQQQDSNVPIFESIQALFKEIPKAQAEQIDFTAAVSVLEQWNQTILEA from the coding sequence ATGGGTTGGCATATGGCTTCCCATCTTCCCAAGCTCGGTTTACCCGTGTATGTCTGGAATAGAACGACCGAAAAAGCCGAACAGCATGCACAGCAATTTGCTACACAGGCTGTGAGTTTGGAACACGCCGTGCAAGCCGATTTTATATTTTCCTGTTTGCCAACCAGTGCGGATGTTGAACAACTGATTGCTGAATTTCAACCCAAAAAGGGCAGTATCTGGATTGACTGTACCAGTGGTGTGCCAGATTCAGCACGCAAGTTATCTCAGCAGCTTGAGCAAAATCAGGTTGCATATTTAGATGCACCTGTGTCGGGTCAAACGATTGGCGCGGAACGGGGGACCTTAACCGTGATGTTAGGTGGAGATGAACAAGCTTATCAGCGTGCTTTACCGATTATTTCTGCATTTGCAGGCTTGGTTGAATATGTTGGATCTAGTGGTTCAGGGTTTGCGGTGAAAGCAGTGAATAATGTGTTGATGGCCACCCATTTGTGGGCTTTGGCAGAAGGACTCACTATTCTGAAGCAGCGACAGGTTGATGTTTCAGCGGCATTGAATTGTATTAATCATTCAAGTGGTAAAAGTACGGTGTCTGATTCGATCATGGCGCAAAAGGTATTGAACCGTAGTTTCCCTAAAACCTTTGCTTTGAATTTATTGCAAAAAGATATTGGTATTGGCTTAGATTTAGCACAACAACAGGATTCAAACGTGCCAATTTTTGAAAGTATTCAAGCGCTGTTTAAGGAGATTCCAAAAGCGCAAGCTGAGCAGATAGATTTTACTGCGGCTGTGTCTGTACTCGAACAATGGAACCAAACGATATTAGAAGCCTAA
- the cysK gene encoding cysteine synthase A, whose product MSTDSAFPTPNNLGIAVYSNNAEAIGNTPLVRINRVISGGANVFAKVESRNPAFSVKCRIGAALIADAEKRGALKAGMHIVEPTSGNTGIALAFVAAAKGYEITLTMPASMSIERRKVLKALGANLVLTEPAKGMKGAVDEAVRLATEQPEHYFLPQQFENPANPQIHEDTTGPEIWAATNGQVDILVAGVGTGGTISGISRFFEKVKNQPIYSVAVEPAESAIIGQTKRGEAITPAPHKIQGIGANFIPKNLDLDLVDEVIAITSQDAIDWARKTATQEGILVGISSGAAMAAAAQLAARPENAGKNIVVILPDSGERYLSSVLFEDISAD is encoded by the coding sequence ATGAGTACTGATTCAGCCTTTCCAACACCAAATAATTTAGGTATCGCAGTTTATAGTAACAATGCCGAAGCGATTGGTAATACACCATTAGTACGCATTAATCGTGTCATTTCGGGTGGTGCAAATGTATTTGCCAAAGTTGAAAGCCGAAACCCTGCTTTTTCAGTGAAATGTCGTATTGGTGCGGCACTGATTGCCGATGCAGAAAAACGTGGCGCGTTAAAAGCAGGTATGCATATTGTAGAACCGACCAGTGGTAATACAGGAATTGCTTTAGCATTTGTTGCTGCGGCAAAAGGCTATGAGATTACTTTAACCATGCCAGCAAGCATGAGTATTGAACGTCGTAAAGTGTTAAAAGCATTGGGTGCAAACTTGGTATTGACTGAGCCAGCGAAAGGGATGAAAGGTGCAGTAGACGAAGCAGTACGTTTAGCCACTGAGCAACCTGAACATTATTTCCTTCCACAACAATTTGAAAATCCAGCCAATCCACAAATTCATGAAGACACGACAGGCCCTGAAATTTGGGCAGCGACCAACGGTCAGGTCGATATTTTAGTGGCAGGTGTAGGTACAGGTGGCACAATTTCAGGGATTTCACGTTTCTTTGAAAAAGTGAAAAACCAGCCAATTTACTCAGTTGCAGTAGAACCTGCTGAATCTGCAATTATTGGACAAACCAAGCGTGGTGAAGCGATTACTCCTGCACCGCACAAAATTCAAGGCATTGGGGCAAACTTCATTCCAAAGAATTTGGACCTCGATTTGGTGGATGAAGTTATTGCGATTACTAGCCAAGATGCAATTGACTGGGCGCGTAAAACTGCGACTCAAGAAGGAATTTTAGTGGGTATTTCTAGCGGTGCAGCGATGGCAGCGGCAGCACAGTTGGCAGCGCGTCCTGAAAATGCAGGCAAGAACATTGTGGTGATTTTACCTGATAGCGGTGAACGCTATTTATCTTCAGTTCTATTTGAAGATATTTCTGCTGATTAA
- a CDS encoding hydroxymethylglutaryl-CoA lyase, whose product MTEFVKIVEVGPRDGLQNEKTSLTLQDRKQLILDLMQTGLKAIEVGSCVSPKWVPQMALSDELYAQLPKDPNVQFSLLTPNMKGFESALAVGCKEVAVFTAASESFTQKNINCSIDESFEKFADILKAAKEHDIKVRGYVSCVVDCPYEGAIDPKQVSKVVTRLFDMGCYEVSLGETIGTATPNRVKNMWEACLSELDAQFMAGHFHNTYGMAIANIYQSLEQGIRVFDSSIAGLGGCPYAKGASGNVSTEDLLYLLNGMGFETGIHVDALMQASQNISQRLDRKNPSNYANAYLQTRCA is encoded by the coding sequence ATGACTGAATTTGTAAAAATTGTCGAAGTCGGTCCGCGGGACGGTTTGCAGAATGAGAAAACCTCACTCACCCTTCAAGATCGGAAACAACTGATTCTGGATTTAATGCAAACGGGACTTAAAGCCATTGAAGTCGGTTCTTGTGTGTCACCCAAATGGGTGCCGCAAATGGCATTGAGTGATGAACTGTATGCTCAATTGCCCAAAGACCCGAATGTTCAATTCAGTTTGCTCACGCCGAATATGAAAGGTTTTGAATCTGCTTTGGCTGTCGGTTGTAAAGAGGTTGCGGTTTTTACCGCAGCTTCTGAAAGCTTTACGCAAAAAAACATTAATTGTTCAATTGATGAAAGCTTTGAAAAATTTGCCGATATTCTAAAAGCCGCCAAAGAACATGACATTAAAGTTCGTGGCTATGTGTCTTGTGTGGTTGATTGCCCCTATGAAGGTGCAATTGATCCGAAACAAGTCAGCAAAGTCGTGACCCGTTTATTTGATATGGGCTGTTATGAAGTGTCTTTGGGTGAAACCATCGGTACAGCTACCCCTAACCGTGTCAAAAACATGTGGGAAGCCTGTTTAAGTGAATTGGATGCTCAATTTATGGCAGGACATTTTCACAATACCTACGGCATGGCCATCGCCAATATTTATCAATCCTTAGAACAAGGTATTCGTGTTTTTGATTCTTCAATTGCAGGGTTAGGCGGCTGTCCTTATGCCAAAGGTGCTTCTGGGAATGTCAGTACCGAAGATTTATTGTATTTACTCAATGGCATGGGTTTTGAAACAGGGATTCATGTTGATGCGCTGATGCAAGCCAGTCAAAACATTAGTCAACGTTTAGACCGAAAAAATCCCTCGAATTATGCCAATGCCTATTTGCAAACGCGTTGTGCTTAA
- a CDS encoding acetyl/propionyl/methylcrotonyl-CoA carboxylase subunit alpha, with product MFEKILIANRGEIACRVIRTAKKMGIATVAVYSDADAQSQHVKQADEAIYIGESPASQSYLQIDRIIQAALTTGAQAIHPGYGFLSENDQFAEACEKNNITFIGPPVAAILAMGLKATSKALMEKAGVPLTPGYHGTNQDAAFLKQQADQIGYPVLIKASAGGGGKGMRLVEREADFLSSLASCKSEAKSSFANDDVLIERYVIQPRHIEVQVFGDTHGNYVHLFERDCSVQRRHQKVLEEAPAPLMPQHKLEAMRQAAIDAARAVDYVGAGTVEFIVEQDGTAYFMEMNTRLQVEHPVTEMITGQDLVEWQLRVAYGEPLPKQQHELQIHGHAIEARVYAEEPEKGFLPAIGQISYLHYPNQNQHVRVDSGIVEGDEITTFYDPMIAKLIVWGENREAALVQMHHALGQFHVEGLGNNIAFLDRIIRCDSFKNAKLDTNLIQREDAFLMNAEAASSETIVSAAFIELLKRFHQQRNANPVWSSSPLWRVNVKTQYGIKLQLNQQAIEVRFTAIDNGFIAHYQGQEYPIQGQLLDAHIAQLNLNGKQSKLAFSIDADHLTVFENGQTHKFAYIRPNYGHDDTQQNEGNLKAPMPGVITQVLVEANSQVKKDDILLTLEAMKIEYAIRAPRDGVITSAYFQPGDQVKAGDELVEFQALAEEVA from the coding sequence ATGTTTGAAAAAATTCTAATTGCAAACCGTGGTGAAATTGCCTGTCGTGTTATTCGCACTGCGAAAAAAATGGGCATTGCGACAGTTGCCGTCTATTCAGATGCCGATGCTCAATCACAACATGTCAAACAAGCAGACGAAGCCATTTATATTGGTGAATCCCCTGCTTCTCAAAGCTATTTACAGATTGACCGTATTATTCAAGCGGCTCTAACTACTGGCGCACAAGCAATTCATCCGGGTTATGGATTTTTGTCTGAAAATGACCAGTTTGCAGAAGCTTGTGAAAAAAATAACATTACCTTTATTGGTCCTCCTGTTGCTGCCATTTTAGCTATGGGTCTAAAAGCAACCTCTAAAGCACTTATGGAAAAAGCAGGTGTCCCACTTACGCCTGGCTATCATGGCACCAATCAAGATGCAGCTTTCCTAAAACAGCAAGCAGACCAAATTGGTTATCCTGTGTTAATTAAAGCCAGCGCAGGCGGTGGTGGTAAAGGGATGCGTTTGGTTGAACGTGAAGCTGACTTTTTAAGTTCCCTTGCATCTTGTAAAAGTGAGGCCAAATCAAGCTTCGCCAATGATGATGTATTGATTGAACGCTATGTGATACAACCGCGTCATATTGAAGTACAAGTTTTTGGCGATACCCACGGTAATTATGTACACTTATTCGAACGTGATTGTTCAGTACAACGTCGCCACCAAAAAGTATTAGAAGAAGCACCTGCTCCACTGATGCCACAGCATAAACTGGAGGCGATGCGTCAAGCTGCAATTGATGCTGCACGTGCGGTAGATTATGTCGGTGCAGGTACGGTTGAATTCATTGTGGAACAAGATGGTACGGCGTATTTCATGGAAATGAATACGCGCCTACAAGTAGAACATCCTGTAACAGAAATGATTACAGGGCAAGACTTAGTCGAGTGGCAATTACGTGTCGCTTATGGTGAACCATTACCGAAGCAACAACATGAATTACAAATTCATGGTCATGCAATTGAAGCGCGAGTTTATGCAGAAGAACCTGAAAAAGGCTTCCTTCCTGCGATTGGTCAAATTAGTTATTTACATTATCCAAATCAAAATCAGCATGTCCGTGTGGATAGTGGAATTGTTGAAGGCGATGAAATTACCACGTTCTACGACCCAATGATTGCCAAGTTAATTGTTTGGGGTGAAAACCGTGAAGCGGCATTGGTCCAAATGCATCATGCTTTAGGTCAGTTTCATGTCGAAGGCTTAGGCAATAACATTGCCTTCTTGGACCGTATCATTCGCTGTGATTCATTTAAAAATGCCAAACTGGATACCAATCTGATTCAACGTGAAGATGCGTTTTTAATGAATGCGGAAGCTGCTTCATCCGAAACCATTGTATCAGCGGCATTTATTGAACTATTGAAGCGTTTTCATCAGCAGCGAAATGCAAATCCTGTTTGGTCATCATCACCGCTTTGGCGTGTCAATGTGAAGACTCAATACGGCATAAAATTGCAACTGAATCAACAAGCTATTGAGGTACGTTTTACTGCTATCGATAACGGCTTTATTGCACACTATCAGGGGCAGGAATACCCTATTCAAGGTCAACTGCTAGATGCACATATAGCCCAACTCAATCTGAATGGCAAACAATCAAAATTGGCATTTAGCATTGATGCAGACCATTTAACTGTTTTCGAAAATGGGCAAACGCATAAATTTGCTTATATCCGTCCAAACTATGGTCATGACGATACTCAACAAAATGAGGGCAATCTGAAAGCGCCAATGCCGGGCGTGATTACCCAAGTCTTGGTAGAAGCCAATTCACAAGTGAAAAAGGATGACATTTTACTGACTTTAGAAGCCATGAAAATTGAATATGCTATTCGTGCTCCACGCGATGGTGTAATTACTTCAGCCTACTTCCAACCTGGTGATCAAGTCAAAGCAGGTGATGAACTGGTGGAATTTCAGGCTTTAGCAGAGGAAGTGGCATGA
- a CDS encoding enoyl-CoA hydratase/isomerase family protein translates to MDYQFLQLEQQQQVATVWINRAELHNAFNTTVIEELHHCFQQLNERHDIRVVVLAGRGKSFSAGADLNWMKQAGQASQADNEADALKLAKMLQSLATLKQPTIARVQGIAFGGGMGLASACDICVASTDAKFATSEVRLGLAPSTISPYVIRAIGARQASRYFLTAERITAEQALQIGLVHEVTTPELLDAKIDDMIQALLLGGPEAQAASKQLIQMVNQQSVDESLLLKTAQHIAHVRQGEEAKNGLNAFLNKHSPAWIKATA, encoded by the coding sequence ATGGACTATCAATTTTTACAACTCGAACAGCAACAGCAAGTAGCAACGGTTTGGATTAATCGCGCTGAACTTCATAATGCGTTCAACACGACAGTGATTGAGGAACTACATCACTGCTTTCAACAGTTGAATGAACGTCATGATATTCGCGTGGTGGTTTTGGCGGGTCGTGGTAAAAGCTTTTCTGCTGGTGCTGACTTAAACTGGATGAAACAAGCAGGACAAGCCTCTCAAGCAGACAATGAAGCAGATGCTTTAAAACTTGCGAAAATGCTGCAAAGCTTAGCAACTTTAAAGCAACCAACCATTGCCCGTGTACAAGGCATCGCCTTTGGTGGTGGCATGGGGCTCGCTTCTGCTTGTGATATTTGTGTAGCCAGTACAGATGCAAAATTTGCAACGTCAGAAGTCCGTTTGGGGTTGGCACCCTCAACCATTAGCCCGTATGTAATTCGTGCAATTGGCGCACGTCAGGCTTCACGTTACTTTCTCACAGCAGAACGTATTACGGCTGAGCAAGCGCTACAAATTGGTTTAGTCCATGAAGTGACCACACCTGAATTACTGGATGCCAAAATTGATGACATGATACAAGCCTTATTATTGGGTGGACCTGAAGCACAAGCTGCGTCGAAACAACTGATTCAAATGGTGAATCAACAAAGTGTCGATGAAAGCCTATTGCTTAAAACCGCGCAACATATTGCCCATGTGCGTCAAGGTGAAGAAGCAAAAAATGGACTGAATGCTTTTTTAAACAAACATAGCCCAGCTTGGATTAAGGCAACGGCATAA